One Thauera sp. K11 DNA window includes the following coding sequences:
- the rpoB gene encoding DNA-directed RNA polymerase subunit beta produces the protein MAYSYTEKKRIRKSFAKRAAVLDAPFLLATQIESFAEFLQAETPPEARRNQGLQAAFSSIFPISSHSGNARLEFVQYMLGDPAFDVKECQQRGLTFASPLRARVRLVIMDREAPKETIKEVKEQEVYMGEIPLMTTTGSFVINGTERVIVSQLHRSPGVFFEHDRGKTHSSGKLLFSARIIPYRGSWLDFEFDPKDYLYFRVDRRRKMPVTILLRAIGMTPEDILGTFHDFDNFVLQPEGVSFEIVPERLRGEVARFDISTADGKLIVARDKRITAKHIRELDQAGVKTISVGDDFILGRVIATNIADPETGEVLARANDEITEDVLDKLRTAGVAQVRTLYVNDLDRGAYISQTLRIDETADQWAARVAIYRMMRPGEPPTEDAVEGLFNGLFYAEERYDLSTVGRMKFNRRAYPEKIDDKSPGWLKRFYERVGAHGEDGPGVLVNDDILAVIGVLVELRNGRGEIDDIDHLGNRRVRSVGELAENQFRAGLVRVERAVKERLSQAESDNLMPHDLINAKPISAAIKEFFGSSQLSQFMDQTNPLSEITHKRRVSALGPGGLTRERAGFEVRDVHPTHYGRVCPIETPEGPNIGLINSLAVYARTNRHGFLETPYRKVVDGKVSDQIDFLSAIEEGQYVIAQANAEIGADGGLAGDLVSCRHKGEFLLATADQVQYMDVAPGQIVSVAASLIPFLEHDDANRALMGANMQRQAVPCLRPEKPLVGTGIERRVAVDSGTAVQATRGGVVDYVDANRVVIRVNDDETLPGEVGVDIYNMIKYTRSNQNTNINQRPVVKVGDIIAKGDVVADGASTDLGELALGQNMLVGFMPWNGYNFEDSILISERVVAEDRFTSIHIEELTVVARDTKLGPEEITRDIASLGEAQLSRLDESGIVYIGAEVEAGDVLVGKVTPKGETQLTPEEKLLRAIFGEKASDVKDTSLRVPSGMVGTVIDVQVFTREGIERDKRAQSIIDDHLRSYKTDLADQMRIVERDAFARIKRMILGQKANGGPKKLAKGTEITEEYLDSLEFYHWFDIRLADEALATQLEAVREGLENTRKDFDLAFEIKKKKLTQGDELPPGVQKMVKVYLAVKRRLQPGDKMAGRHGNKGVVSKIVPVEDMPYMEDGTPLDIVLNPLGVPSRMNIGQILETHLGWAAKGLGKQIDRMMRAKAAVEELRSFLDRIYNSSGKSENVAELGDQEVVELASNLSKGVPFATPVFDGAKEAEISAMLELAGLPVGGQVTLYDGRTGEAFERKVTVGYKHVLKLHHLVDDKMHARSTGPYSLVTQQPLGGKAQFGGQRFGEMEVWALEAYGAAYTLQEMLTVKSDDVTGRTKVYENIVKGEHKIDSGMPESFNVLVKEIRSLAIDIDLDRE, from the coding sequence ATGGCGTATTCCTACACTGAGAAAAAGCGTATCCGCAAGAGCTTCGCCAAGCGCGCGGCCGTGCTCGATGCGCCTTTCCTGCTCGCCACCCAGATCGAGTCCTTCGCCGAATTCCTGCAGGCGGAAACGCCGCCGGAGGCGAGGCGCAACCAGGGCCTGCAGGCGGCCTTTTCCTCGATCTTCCCGATTTCGAGCCACAGCGGCAATGCCCGTCTGGAGTTCGTCCAGTACATGCTGGGCGACCCCGCCTTCGACGTGAAGGAATGCCAGCAGCGCGGCCTGACCTTCGCTTCGCCGCTGCGCGCGCGCGTGCGCCTGGTGATCATGGACCGCGAAGCGCCGAAGGAGACCATCAAGGAGGTCAAGGAACAGGAGGTCTACATGGGCGAGATCCCGCTCATGACGACCACCGGCTCCTTCGTCATCAACGGCACCGAGCGCGTCATCGTGTCGCAGTTGCACCGCTCGCCCGGCGTGTTCTTCGAGCATGACCGCGGCAAGACGCATTCGTCCGGCAAGCTGCTGTTCTCGGCCCGCATCATCCCCTACCGGGGTTCCTGGCTGGATTTCGAGTTCGATCCGAAGGACTACCTGTACTTCCGCGTCGACCGTCGCCGCAAGATGCCGGTGACCATCCTGCTGCGCGCGATCGGCATGACGCCGGAGGACATCCTCGGGACCTTCCACGACTTCGACAACTTCGTGCTGCAGCCCGAGGGCGTGTCCTTCGAGATCGTGCCCGAGCGCCTGCGCGGCGAGGTGGCCCGCTTCGACATCAGCACTGCCGACGGCAAGCTGATCGTCGCGCGCGACAAGCGCATCACCGCCAAGCACATCCGCGAACTCGACCAGGCCGGGGTGAAGACCATCTCGGTGGGCGACGACTTCATCCTCGGCCGCGTGATCGCCACCAACATCGCCGATCCGGAGACCGGCGAGGTGCTGGCGCGCGCCAACGACGAGATCACGGAAGACGTGCTCGACAAGCTGCGCACCGCCGGCGTGGCGCAGGTGCGCACGCTGTACGTGAACGACCTCGACCGCGGCGCCTACATCTCGCAGACGCTGCGCATCGACGAGACCGCCGACCAGTGGGCGGCCAGGGTGGCGATCTACCGCATGATGCGCCCGGGCGAGCCGCCCACCGAGGACGCGGTGGAGGGCCTGTTCAATGGCCTGTTCTACGCCGAGGAACGCTACGACCTGTCGACCGTCGGCCGCATGAAGTTCAACCGCCGCGCCTACCCGGAGAAGATCGACGACAAGTCGCCGGGCTGGCTCAAGCGCTTCTACGAGCGCGTCGGAGCGCACGGCGAGGACGGCCCGGGCGTGCTCGTCAATGACGACATCCTGGCGGTGATCGGCGTGCTGGTGGAGCTGCGCAACGGCCGCGGCGAGATCGACGACATCGACCACCTCGGCAATCGCCGCGTGCGGTCGGTCGGCGAACTGGCCGAGAACCAGTTCCGCGCCGGCCTGGTGCGCGTCGAGCGCGCGGTGAAGGAACGCCTGTCGCAGGCCGAGTCCGACAACCTGATGCCGCACGACCTGATCAACGCCAAGCCGATCAGCGCGGCGATCAAGGAGTTCTTCGGCTCCAGCCAGTTGTCGCAGTTCATGGACCAGACCAACCCGCTGTCCGAGATCACGCACAAGCGCCGCGTGTCGGCGCTCGGCCCGGGCGGCCTGACGCGCGAGCGCGCCGGCTTCGAAGTGCGCGACGTGCATCCGACGCACTACGGCCGCGTGTGCCCGATCGAGACGCCGGAAGGCCCGAACATCGGCCTGATCAACTCGCTGGCGGTCTATGCCCGCACCAACCGCCACGGCTTCCTGGAGACGCCGTACCGCAAGGTGGTCGACGGCAAGGTCTCCGACCAGATCGACTTCCTGTCGGCGATCGAGGAAGGCCAGTACGTCATCGCCCAGGCGAACGCCGAGATCGGCGCCGACGGTGGCCTGGCGGGCGACCTCGTGTCCTGCCGCCACAAGGGCGAGTTCCTGCTGGCGACCGCCGACCAGGTGCAGTACATGGACGTGGCGCCGGGCCAGATCGTGTCGGTGGCGGCCTCGCTGATTCCGTTCCTGGAACACGACGACGCCAACCGCGCATTGATGGGCGCCAACATGCAGCGCCAGGCGGTGCCCTGCCTGCGTCCGGAGAAGCCGCTGGTCGGAACCGGCATCGAGCGCCGCGTGGCGGTCGACTCGGGCACCGCGGTGCAGGCGACCCGCGGCGGCGTGGTGGACTACGTGGATGCGAACCGGGTGGTGATCCGGGTGAATGACGACGAAACCCTGCCGGGCGAGGTCGGCGTCGACATCTACAACATGATCAAGTACACCCGCTCCAACCAGAACACCAACATCAACCAGCGTCCGGTGGTGAAAGTGGGCGACATCATCGCCAAGGGCGACGTGGTGGCCGACGGCGCGTCCACCGACCTCGGCGAACTGGCGCTCGGCCAGAACATGCTGGTCGGCTTCATGCCGTGGAACGGCTACAACTTCGAAGACTCGATCCTGATCTCCGAGCGCGTGGTCGCGGAAGACCGCTTCACCTCGATCCACATCGAGGAACTCACGGTCGTCGCCCGCGACACCAAGCTGGGGCCCGAGGAAATCACCCGCGACATCGCGTCGCTGGGCGAGGCGCAACTGTCGCGCCTGGACGAGTCGGGCATCGTCTACATCGGTGCCGAGGTCGAGGCCGGCGACGTGCTGGTGGGCAAGGTCACGCCGAAGGGCGAGACCCAACTGACGCCGGAAGAAAAGCTGCTGCGCGCGATCTTCGGCGAGAAAGCCTCCGACGTGAAGGACACGTCGCTGCGCGTGCCGTCCGGCATGGTCGGCACCGTCATCGACGTGCAGGTCTTCACCCGCGAGGGCATCGAGCGCGACAAGCGTGCGCAGTCGATCATCGACGACCACCTGCGCAGCTACAAGACCGACCTCGCCGACCAGATGCGCATCGTCGAGCGCGATGCGTTCGCGCGGATCAAGCGCATGATCCTGGGCCAGAAGGCCAACGGCGGTCCGAAGAAGCTCGCCAAGGGCACCGAGATCACCGAGGAATACCTCGACTCGCTCGAGTTCTACCACTGGTTCGACATCCGCCTTGCCGACGAAGCGCTGGCCACCCAGCTCGAGGCGGTGCGCGAAGGTCTGGAGAACACCCGCAAGGACTTCGATCTCGCCTTCGAGATCAAGAAGAAGAAGCTCACCCAGGGCGACGAGCTGCCGCCGGGCGTGCAGAAGATGGTCAAGGTGTACCTGGCCGTCAAGCGCCGCCTGCAGCCGGGCGACAAGATGGCCGGCCGCCACGGCAACAAGGGGGTCGTGTCGAAGATCGTCCCGGTCGAGGACATGCCCTACATGGAAGACGGCACGCCGCTCGACATCGTGCTGAACCCGCTGGGCGTGCCGTCGCGGATGAACATCGGCCAGATCCTCGAGACGCACCTGGGTTGGGCGGCGAAGGGCCTGGGCAAGCAGATCGACCGGATGATGCGTGCCAAGGCGGCGGTCGAAGAGCTGCGTTCCTTCCTCGACAGGATCTACAACTCGAGCGGAAAGTCCGAGAACGTCGCTGAACTCGGCGACCAGGAAGTTGTCGAGCTGGCATCGAACCTGAGCAAGGGCGTGCCGTTCGCGACGCCGGTGTTCGACGGCGCGAAGGAGGCCGAGATCTCGGCGATGCTCGAACTGGCCGGCCTGCCGGTCGGCGGCCAGGTCACGCTGTACGACGGCCGCACCGGCGAGGCTTTCGAGCGCAAGGTTACCGTCGGTTACAAGCACGTGCTGAAACTGCACCACCTGGTCGACGACAAGATGCATGCTCGCTCGACCGGCCCGTACTCGCTGGTGACGCAGCAGCCGCTGGGCGGCAAGGCCCAGTTCGGCGGCCAGCGTTTCGGCGAGATGGAAGTGTGGGCGCTGGAGGCTTACGGCGCCGCCTACACGCTGCAGGAGATGCTCACCGTCAAGTCGGACGACGTGACCGGACGGACGAAGGTGTACGAAAACATCGTCAAGGGCGAGCACAAGATCGATTCCGGCATGCCGGAGTCCTTCAACGTGCTGGTGAAGGAAATCCGCTCGCTCGCGATCGATATCGATCTCGACCGCGAATGA
- the tuf gene encoding elongation factor Tu encodes MAKGKFERTKPHVNVGTIGHVDHGKTTLTAAITTILSKKFGGEAKAYDQIDAAPEEKARGITINTAHVEYETATRHYAHVDCPGHADYVKNMITGAAQMDGAILVCSAADGPMPQTREHILLARQVGVPYIIVFLNKCDMVDDEELLELVEMEVRELLSKYDFPGDDIPIVKGSALKALEGDQSDIGEPAILRLAEALDSYIPTPERAIDRPFLLPIEDVFSISGRGTVVTGRVERGVVKVGEEIEIVGIKPTVKTICTGVEMFRKLLDQGQAGDNVGVLLRGTKREDVERGQVLAKPGSITPHTHFTGEVYVLSKEEGGRHTPFFNNYRPQFYFRTTDVTGSIALPEGTEMVMPGDNVSITVKLIAPIAMEEGLRFAIREGGRTVGAGVVAKIIE; translated from the coding sequence ATGGCTAAGGGTAAGTTTGAGCGGACGAAGCCGCACGTAAACGTTGGTACGATCGGTCACGTTGACCACGGCAAGACGACGCTGACGGCGGCGATCACGACGATCCTGTCGAAGAAGTTCGGCGGCGAAGCCAAGGCCTACGACCAGATCGACGCGGCGCCGGAAGAGAAGGCGCGCGGGATCACGATCAACACGGCGCACGTGGAGTACGAGACGGCGACGCGCCACTACGCGCACGTGGATTGCCCGGGCCACGCCGACTACGTGAAGAACATGATCACGGGCGCGGCGCAGATGGACGGTGCGATCCTGGTGTGTTCGGCCGCTGACGGCCCGATGCCGCAGACCCGCGAGCACATCCTGCTGGCCCGTCAGGTTGGCGTGCCGTACATCATCGTCTTCCTGAACAAGTGCGACATGGTCGACGACGAGGAACTGCTCGAGCTGGTCGAGATGGAAGTGCGCGAGCTGCTTTCCAAGTACGACTTCCCGGGCGACGACATTCCCATCGTCAAGGGCTCGGCGCTGAAGGCGCTCGAAGGCGACCAGTCGGACATCGGCGAGCCGGCGATCCTGCGCCTGGCCGAGGCGCTGGACAGCTACATCCCGACGCCGGAGCGCGCCATCGACAGGCCGTTCCTGCTGCCGATCGAAGACGTGTTCTCGATCTCGGGCCGCGGCACCGTGGTGACCGGCCGTGTCGAACGCGGCGTGGTCAAGGTCGGCGAGGAAATCGAAATCGTCGGCATCAAGCCGACGGTCAAGACCATCTGCACGGGCGTGGAAATGTTCCGCAAGCTGCTGGACCAGGGCCAGGCGGGCGACAACGTGGGCGTACTGCTGCGCGGCACCAAGCGTGAAGACGTTGAGCGCGGCCAGGTGCTGGCCAAGCCGGGTTCGATCACGCCGCACACGCACTTCACCGGCGAGGTGTATGTGCTGTCGAAGGAAGAGGGCGGCCGTCACACGCCGTTCTTCAACAACTACCGTCCGCAGTTCTACTTCCGCACGACGGACGTGACCGGTTCGATCGCGCTGCCCGAGGGCACCGAGATGGTGATGCCGGGCGACAACGTGTCGATCACGGTGAAGCTGATCGCGCCGATCGCGATGGAAGAAGGTCTGCGCTTCGCGATCCGCGAAGGCGGCCGCACCGTCGGTGCCGGCGTCGTCGCCAAGATCATCGAGTGA
- the secE gene encoding preprotein translocase subunit SecE, protein MADKLKFALALALVAAGVVGFYLLSEQAMVLRVLSVFAGVIAGAAVAWFSEPGRRFADFARDAITETKKVVWPSRKETVQTTGLVFAFVVIMAVFLWVTDKGLEWVLYDLILGWK, encoded by the coding sequence ATGGCCGATAAGTTGAAGTTCGCGCTGGCTTTGGCACTGGTTGCGGCCGGCGTGGTCGGCTTCTACCTGCTGTCCGAGCAGGCGATGGTGCTGCGGGTGCTGTCCGTGTTCGCGGGCGTCATCGCGGGTGCTGCGGTTGCATGGTTCTCCGAGCCGGGGCGCCGGTTTGCCGATTTCGCGCGCGACGCGATCACCGAAACCAAGAAGGTCGTGTGGCCGAGCCGCAAGGAAACCGTGCAGACCACGGGGCTGGTGTTCGCCTTCGTGGTGATCATGGCGGTTTTCCTGTGGGTGACCGACAAGGGCCTCGAGTGGGTTCTTTACGATCTCATTCTGGGATGGAAGTGA
- a CDS encoding FAD-binding oxidoreductase, whose product MHTPSEPGRPPLPPAFVDAMSERFGPRFSLAQAVRAHHGHDESHFPDALPDAVVFAHGADDVVFVVDTCRAHRVPIIPYGAGSSLEGHILAVRGGLTIDLGEMNQVLSIHAEDMDAVVQPGVTRKQLNAALHGSGLFFPIDPGADASLGGMASTRASGTNAVRYGTMRENVLALTAVLADGRTIRTGGRARKSASGYDLTRLLVGSEGTLGIITELTVRLHPVPEAISGAVCAFPDIVDAVNTVIQTIQLGVPVARIELLDALTVKAINRYSKTTLRESPMLFFEFHGSPAGVEEQARTVQEIARDHGGLDFEWASRPEDRSRLWAARHDVLFASLNLRPGSRGISTDVCVPISRLAECVDGVRADIDASGLIAPIVGHVGDGNFHCVILVDPDDPAEIAHAEDLNRRIVERALALGGTCTGEHGIGIGKQDFLLREHGREAVDTMRLIKQALDPHDLFNPGKVLPPA is encoded by the coding sequence ATGCACACCCCCTCGGAACCCGGCCGTCCCCCGCTGCCCCCAGCCTTCGTCGACGCCATGAGCGAGCGCTTCGGCCCGCGCTTCAGCCTTGCGCAGGCGGTACGCGCCCACCATGGCCATGACGAGTCGCACTTTCCGGACGCCCTGCCGGATGCGGTGGTGTTCGCGCACGGCGCCGACGACGTGGTGTTCGTCGTCGATACCTGCAGGGCGCATCGGGTTCCGATCATCCCGTACGGCGCGGGAAGCTCGCTCGAGGGCCACATCCTGGCGGTACGGGGCGGCCTCACCATCGACCTCGGCGAAATGAACCAGGTGCTGTCCATCCACGCCGAGGACATGGACGCGGTCGTGCAGCCGGGCGTCACCCGCAAGCAGCTCAACGCCGCGCTGCACGGCAGCGGGCTGTTCTTCCCCATCGACCCCGGGGCGGATGCGAGCCTCGGCGGCATGGCCTCGACGCGCGCCTCGGGGACCAACGCCGTGCGCTACGGCACCATGCGCGAGAACGTGCTCGCCCTCACCGCGGTGCTCGCCGACGGGCGCACGATCCGCACCGGGGGACGCGCACGCAAGTCCGCTTCCGGCTACGACCTGACCCGCCTGCTGGTCGGCTCGGAGGGCACGCTGGGCATCATCACCGAACTCACCGTGCGCCTGCATCCCGTGCCCGAGGCGATCTCCGGCGCGGTGTGCGCCTTCCCCGACATCGTCGATGCGGTCAACACGGTGATCCAGACCATACAGCTCGGAGTGCCGGTGGCGCGCATCGAACTGCTCGACGCCCTGACGGTGAAGGCGATCAACCGCTACAGCAAGACCACGCTGCGCGAGTCGCCGATGCTGTTCTTCGAGTTCCACGGCTCGCCGGCCGGCGTCGAGGAGCAGGCGCGCACCGTGCAGGAGATCGCGCGCGACCACGGCGGGCTCGATTTCGAATGGGCGAGCCGCCCCGAGGACCGCAGCCGGTTGTGGGCGGCGCGCCACGACGTGCTGTTCGCGAGCCTCAACCTGCGGCCGGGCAGCCGCGGCATCTCGACCGACGTGTGCGTGCCGATCTCGCGCCTGGCCGAATGCGTCGACGGGGTCCGCGCCGACATCGACGCCAGCGGCCTGATCGCGCCCATCGTCGGCCACGTCGGCGACGGCAACTTCCATTGCGTGATCCTGGTCGATCCGGACGACCCGGCGGAGATCGCCCACGCCGAAGACCTCAACCGGCGCATCGTCGAGCGCGCGCTCGCGCTGGGCGGCACCTGCACCGGCGAACACGGGATCGGCATCGGCAAGCAGGACTTCCTGCTGCGCGAGCACGGCCGCGAGGCGGTCGATACCATGCGGCTGATCAAGCAGGCGCTCGACCCCCACGACCTGTTCAACCCCGGCAAGGTGCTGCCGCCGGCCTGA
- the nusG gene encoding transcription termination/antitermination protein NusG, producing the protein MTKRWYVVHAYSGFEKSVQRALIDRINRAGMQDSFGQILVPVEEVVEMKGGQKSITERKFFPGYVLVEMEMNDESWHLVKSTPKVTGFVGGTATKPAPISDKEVDKIMQQMQEGVDKPRPKVLFEIGEVVRVKEGPFTDFHGTVEDANYEKNKLRVSVTIFGRATPVELDFAQVEKT; encoded by the coding sequence ATGACGAAGCGCTGGTATGTGGTGCACGCCTATTCGGGCTTCGAGAAGTCTGTCCAGCGCGCGCTGATTGATCGCATCAATCGCGCGGGCATGCAGGATTCCTTCGGCCAGATCCTGGTTCCGGTCGAAGAGGTCGTCGAGATGAAGGGCGGCCAGAAAAGCATTACCGAACGCAAGTTCTTCCCCGGCTACGTGCTCGTCGAGATGGAAATGAACGACGAGAGCTGGCACCTGGTGAAGTCGACCCCCAAGGTCACCGGCTTCGTCGGCGGCACCGCCACCAAGCCCGCGCCGATTTCCGACAAGGAGGTCGACAAGATCATGCAGCAGATGCAGGAAGGGGTGGACAAGCCCCGTCCCAAGGTGCTGTTCGAGATCGGCGAGGTGGTGCGCGTGAAGGAAGGGCCCTTCACCGACTTCCACGGCACGGTCGAGGATGCCAACTACGAGAAGAACAAGCTGCGCGTGTCGGTGACCATCTTCGGTCGCGCCACGCCGGTGGAACTGGATTTCGCCCAGGTCGAGAAGACCTGA
- the rplA gene encoding 50S ribosomal protein L1 — MAKLSKRVQALRAKVDRNQAYPVAEALALVKECATAKFDESIDIAVNLGVDARKSDQVVRGSVVLPAGTGKSVRVAVFAQGDKAEAARAAGAEVVGFDDLAEQIKAGNLNFDVCIATPDAMRVVGQLGQILGPRGLMPNPKVGTVTMDVATAVKNAKAGQVQYRTDKAGLVHATIGRASFGVEALQQNLSAFVDALVKAKPAAAKGIYLRRIAVSSTMGAGVRVEPGSVNAAA; from the coding sequence ATGGCGAAACTTTCGAAGCGAGTTCAGGCGCTGCGCGCCAAGGTCGACCGCAACCAGGCTTACCCGGTGGCTGAAGCCCTGGCCCTGGTCAAGGAGTGCGCGACCGCCAAGTTCGACGAATCCATCGACATCGCCGTCAATCTCGGCGTCGACGCGCGCAAGTCCGACCAGGTCGTGCGCGGTTCGGTGGTGCTGCCGGCCGGCACGGGCAAGAGCGTGCGCGTCGCCGTGTTCGCCCAGGGCGACAAGGCCGAGGCCGCTCGCGCCGCGGGTGCCGAGGTCGTCGGCTTCGACGACCTCGCCGAGCAGATCAAGGCGGGCAACCTCAACTTCGACGTCTGCATCGCGACGCCGGACGCCATGCGCGTGGTCGGCCAACTGGGCCAGATCCTCGGCCCGCGCGGCCTGATGCCGAACCCGAAGGTCGGCACGGTGACGATGGACGTCGCCACCGCGGTGAAGAACGCCAAGGCCGGTCAGGTGCAGTACCGCACCGACAAGGCCGGCCTGGTGCACGCCACGATCGGCCGCGCCTCGTTCGGCGTCGAAGCGCTGCAGCAGAACCTGTCGGCCTTCGTCGACGCGCTGGTGAAGGCCAAGCCGGCCGCCGCCAAGGGCATCTATCTGCGCCGCATCGCCGTGTCCAGCACCATGGGCGCGGGTGTGCGCGTCGAGCCGGGCAGCGTCAACGCCGCCGCATGA
- the rplJ gene encoding 50S ribosomal protein L10 yields MGLNLDDKKAVVAEVSAQVANAQTIAVAEYRGIAVGDLTVLRAKARESGVYLRVLKNTLVRRAIAGTPFEGLGDQLTGPLIYGISTDPVAAAKVLNDFAKGNDKLSLKAGSYAGNTLDKAGVQALASIPSREELLAKLLGVMQAPVSGFACTLAALAKKREEEAAA; encoded by the coding sequence GTGGGTCTCAATCTCGATGACAAGAAAGCCGTAGTGGCTGAGGTGTCGGCACAAGTGGCCAACGCCCAGACGATCGCGGTGGCCGAGTATCGCGGCATTGCGGTGGGCGATCTCACCGTGCTGCGCGCCAAGGCCCGCGAATCTGGCGTTTATCTGCGCGTGCTGAAGAACACCCTGGTGCGCCGTGCGATCGCCGGTACCCCGTTCGAAGGGCTGGGCGATCAACTGACCGGGCCGCTGATCTATGGCATCTCGACCGATCCGGTCGCCGCCGCCAAGGTGCTCAACGACTTCGCCAAGGGCAACGACAAGCTGTCGCTGAAGGCCGGTTCCTACGCGGGCAATACGCTCGACAAGGCTGGCGTGCAGGCGCTCGCGTCGATCCCGAGCCGCGAAGAGCTGCTCGCCAAGCTGCTGGGCGTCATGCAGGCGCCGGTGTCCGGCTTCGCCTGCACGCTGGCGGCGCTCGCCAAGAAGCGCGAGGAAGAAGCGGCCGCCTGA
- the rplL gene encoding 50S ribosomal protein L7/L12, with amino-acid sequence MAISKEDILEAVGSMTVMELNDLVKAFEEKFGVSAAAMAVAAPGAAAAAPAVEEKTEFDVILAATGEKKVEVIKVVRAATGLGLKEAKDVVDGAPKAVKEGISKADAEALKKQLEDAGAKVEIK; translated from the coding sequence ATGGCAATCAGTAAAGAAGACATCCTCGAAGCCGTTGGCTCGATGACCGTGATGGAACTGAACGACCTGGTGAAGGCGTTCGAAGAGAAGTTCGGCGTTTCCGCCGCCGCGATGGCCGTGGCCGCCCCGGGCGCCGCCGCTGCCGCCCCGGCCGTCGAAGAGAAGACCGAGTTCGACGTGATCCTGGCCGCTACCGGCGAGAAGAAGGTCGAGGTCATCAAGGTCGTCCGTGCCGCCACCGGCCTGGGCCTGAAGGAAGCGAAGGACGTCGTCGACGGCGCGCCGAAGGCCGTGAAGGAAGGCATCTCGAAGGCCGATGCCGAAGCGCTGAAGAAGCAACTGGAAGACGCCGGCGCCAAGGTCGAGATCAAGTAA